In Raphanus sativus cultivar WK10039 chromosome 5, ASM80110v3, whole genome shotgun sequence, the following proteins share a genomic window:
- the LOC108859420 gene encoding F-box/FBD/LRR-repeat protein At4g26340 isoform X2 produces the protein MENMPALEEACVWITSGVTQKFLKPLTSVHRLSLWLSLSELVHLDLYTLAEGWWDLLTCMLQDSPKLRFLKLTNRKLRSESKETPIGWRPSSSVPECLLSSIEAFVWIGYNGRQRDREMTTFVLKNATCLKTATFSPDSTDLEEKYQMLKVLASVPTTSASSQLLFD, from the exons ATGGAGAATATGCCTGCGTTGGAGGAGGCATGCGTTTGGATTACTAGTGGAGTGACCCAAAAGTTTCTAAAGCCTCTTACTTCTGTCCACCGCCTCTCTCTATGGTTATCACTTTCAGAG CTTGTTCATCTTGACTTGTACACTTTAGCGGAAGGCTGGTGGGATCTTCTTACATGTATGCTCCAAGATTCCCCTAAACTGCGATTTCTCAAACTCACCAAT AGAAAATTAAGAAGTGAAAGCAAAGAGACCCCAATTGGTTGGAGGCCGTCAAGTTCTGTTCCTGAGTGTTTGTTGTCTAGTATAGAGGCTTTTGTGTGGATTGGGTACAATGGGAGACAAAGGGATAGAGAGATGACAACATTTGTCCTAAAAAATGCTACTTGTTTGAAGACAGCGACATTCTCTCCAGATTCTACTGATTTGGAAGAGAAGTATCAGATGCTCAAGGTGTTGGCATCTGTACCTACAACGTCAGCTTCGTCTCAGCTTCTATTCGACTGA
- the LOC108859420 gene encoding F-box/FBD/LRR-repeat protein At4g26340 isoform X1 has protein sequence MENMPALEEACVWITSGVTQKFLKPLTSVHRLSLWLSLSEAMHPSGMIFNQLVHLDLYTLAEGWWDLLTCMLQDSPKLRFLKLTNRKLRSESKETPIGWRPSSSVPECLLSSIEAFVWIGYNGRQRDREMTTFVLKNATCLKTATFSPDSTDLEEKYQMLKVLASVPTTSASSQLLFD, from the exons ATGGAGAATATGCCTGCGTTGGAGGAGGCATGCGTTTGGATTACTAGTGGAGTGACCCAAAAGTTTCTAAAGCCTCTTACTTCTGTCCACCGCCTCTCTCTATGGTTATCACTTTCAGAG gcTATGCATCCTTCTGGTATGATCTTCAATCAGCTTGTTCATCTTGACTTGTACACTTTAGCGGAAGGCTGGTGGGATCTTCTTACATGTATGCTCCAAGATTCCCCTAAACTGCGATTTCTCAAACTCACCAAT AGAAAATTAAGAAGTGAAAGCAAAGAGACCCCAATTGGTTGGAGGCCGTCAAGTTCTGTTCCTGAGTGTTTGTTGTCTAGTATAGAGGCTTTTGTGTGGATTGGGTACAATGGGAGACAAAGGGATAGAGAGATGACAACATTTGTCCTAAAAAATGCTACTTGTTTGAAGACAGCGACATTCTCTCCAGATTCTACTGATTTGGAAGAGAAGTATCAGATGCTCAAGGTGTTGGCATCTGTACCTACAACGTCAGCTTCGTCTCAGCTTCTATTCGACTGA